In Polyodon spathula isolate WHYD16114869_AA chromosome 27, ASM1765450v1, whole genome shotgun sequence, one DNA window encodes the following:
- the LOC121301183 gene encoding outer dense fiber protein 3-like protein 2: protein MADPEKKQPPITARERGPGPGRYGLPPTIGVTRATGPAYSVHRRMMYFVDSSPGPHYYIDAKVTRFGRDGTSEYSMLGRTRDSSAFQTPGPGAHSPENAPPLNRQQRPPSYTMGSRTRYRTTDTVPAPNKYTLPVLLGSRVPTKPSSASYTVPGCTKSGGYSEDLSRTPGPGRYNSTDPSTYLPRQSPFSMLGRYELPSDVTKKPGPGAHSPEKVVVHKPRPSAYSLGVQHSEFVTPLVIGMSDLEMPI from the exons ATGGCAGACCCAGAGAAGAAGCAGCCCCCGATCACTGCCCGTGAGAGAG GACCAGGTCCTGGTAGATATGGTTTACCACCAACCATCGGCGTCACAAGAGCCACCGGCCCGGCATACTCCGTTCACAGGAGGATGA TGTACTTTGTGGACTCCAGCCCTGGACCCCACTATTACATTGATGCCAAAGTGACCCGCTTTGGAAGAGACGGCACCTCAGAGTACTCAATGCTGGGCAGAACCAGAGACTCCT CTGCTTTCCAGACCCCAGGACCAGGGGCTCACAGCCCTGAAAATGCCCCTCCCCTGAACAGACAGCAAAGACCTCCATCTTACACCATGGGCTCTCGTACGAGGTACCGCACGACGGACACGGTGCCAGCGCCCAACAAGTACACCCTGCCTGTCCTGCTGGGGTCTAGAGTGCCCACCAAGCCCTCCAGCGCCAGTTACACAGTGCCAGGCTGCACCAAATCAGGGGGCTATTCGGAGGACCTGTCTCGTACCCCGGGCCCAGGCAGGTACAACAGCACGGACCCCAGCACCTACCTCCCCAGACAGTCGCCGTTTTCTATGCTGGGCCGCTACGAGTTGCCTTCCGATGTCACCAAGAAGCCTGGGCCCGGGGCCCACAGCCCAGAGAAGGTCGTGGTCCACAAGCCTCGGCCATCTGCCTACTCCCTCGGGGTCCAGCATTCCGAGTTCGTGACCCCGCTCGTTATCGGCATGTCCGATTTAGAAATGCCGATTTAA
- the LOC121301363 gene encoding cyclin-dependent kinases regulatory subunit 1-like, with product MSKKQIYYSDKYTDEEFEYRHVLLPKQLARLVPTSHLMSEDEWRSLGVQQSQGWVHYMIHKPEPHVLLFRRALPRN from the exons ATGTCGAAGAAACAGATTTACTACTCGGACAAATACACCGATGAGGAGTTCGAGTACAG GCACGTCCTGCTTCCAAAGCAGCTTGCCAGGCTGGTACCGACGTCACACCTGATGTCCGAGGATGAGTGGCGCAGCCTCGGGGTGCAGCAGAGCCAAGGATGGGTACATTACATGATCCACAAACCAG AACCCCATGTGCTTCTCTTCAGACGGGCTCTCCCACGGAACTGA